The region tttttccaattgcAATTTTGGAATGTGTTGTTTTGGGACAATTAAACAATTCCCTTGTTAAAACACAACTTGTTTGTCTTCATTACTGACCAGTAGAATACAAATATCAAATGTTAAGTCTTCAGCAACACATTTTTTAGTTACGAGGCTCCAACACACTGTTGTACAATGTACAAGTCCACTGCTGCAAACACATCATTTGTAAGGTTCAAATCATGCTCTGACATAAGATCAACACatgtgttaaaaatgtcttcatcGCATGGAAAGTCCTTGAAAATACACTCTTCTAAACAGACTTGAACCTTCTCCAGATGTACTGGATGCAGGTGGTCTGTGGCTCCATATAGATGAGATACTGCATACATGATGGATGGTCGGCCATGTGGTGACCGTGAGTTGTGGACGGGCCGTATTCTGTGATTGTTCCAAGCTAAGACAATCTCATCAAGCTCTTCCTGTAAGGAAACGTATTGAAACAGAGTTAGTAGATGTCTGTCAATCTATGTGTGTAGCAGGAGAATCAAACAGAGCATGCATCATGGAACCAGGTAATCAAACCACAGAAAATGTGCAATGAATagaattaagatattttacatttttggtatgcataataaaaatgatttataacattaaaaatacactgaTTGAGTGAGGACGTCAATAAAAGATGTGAGCCAAGTTACAATTCCATGTTAGACTATAGGTGACATCTGGTGGACACTTGGGGAAGTGACAGGCAAAACTGAGTGACATTTGCAGAATGTTATTTTACTTTTGATCTGATCTATTTCAGTTTATAATAACTATAGTTAATTTTGCCTTTAAACACCAGGTCTATGCTACAgttaaataaatctaataaagTGTATTGAAAATTATCAGGATTTTGTGACTGtgtttctctgtctgtgtgtgtgtgtgtgtgtgtgtgtgtgtgtgaagcccTGTGTGGATAAAATCTTAGAGCCTTACTCCATtcagattaaattaaataacatttttagatAAACTCTTGCTAGCTTTTATCGTGTTAATCAGCTTTATAGCCTATTTTCAGTTCTCGTAATTGATGGAACAAAATGTGGAAGTTATTGTTGGTTTAAACCAGTATTCCTTTTTCAGTTAACATATTAAGAAtacttttgtaacttttaatGCCTAGCCAAACCATTTTGAATACAGTATCCCGACATAAATTTAGACTATATTAAGCCTACTGAACTCCACATAAAATCGGTGACTACAAAGTCCTCTAAAAGACATTAATGCAATCAAGGCAGTTGCGATAAATGAGATCTCACCTGGATTTTGTTAAGGAAACAGAACTGGACCAAGGATTTGTCCAAAAGAGTGTCTGCGAAGTGCCCATCCTCTCTCAGTTTGTCAAAGAGGTCTATCCAAAATTGGACACATTCACTTCGCAGAGTGAGCCACCATCTTTCGATGCGCTGGTTTCCAGAGCTTGGGCCAAAAGTAACATGGTCTGTTTCTGGTCGATCCTcagaaaaagtcaaaaattttgcatctcagccaaatgaACATTTTCTGTTCCTAAATCTAGCCTTACTCTAGCAGGACACCCCCCAGCTTTAATTACTGCATCCATGAAGTATCCAGCAATGAGTCTTGGATCATTGTTGGTCTTGTATGCCTCAAGCCATATCATGCTCCTGGAAAATCCATCAATACATCCACTTATTCCGATTCCAAATGGCTTCAGCTTGTCATAGCCATCTACGTGCCACACAAAGTTCGGACCACGGCTATGATATACACGCCGCCTCAGTCGATTTCTTGACCTCAAGTTAACCCCTTCACCATCTAAAAGCCGGAGCAGAACTCGCACTGTTTCCCTATCAGTTACAATACCATTCAACCAACATTTTTGGTGCATCCATCTATAACCATGGGACTGGCCAGAGGTTTGAAGTTGCTGTTCAATGAAAGCTGCCACCTCAGTCACATCCGTTTTGTTCTTTCTGCGCCAAAGCTGTTTCTTGCTTAAAATCCTTTCAAGAGTGCGTTTGCTCAGAACTATTCCATGCCGTTCCGCTAATAAAGCAAGAATTTCATCGTTAGTAAAACCACGTTTAAAATACTCCTTAATATGTTCACAATCCATCGGACCACCTGTGTTGTATCTTATTAGATCATGAGCCTGCAGGTCAGCAAGTCATAATTTCGActtttaaagtcattattttgacttttaaaatatcataatttcgATTTTTTTAAGTCATAATTTCGACTTAGTAAGTCATAATTTCGACTTTTTGAggcattaatttttttcttacctggcggaaatgggcttccataccaaaacaatgaaacagtggggaaaaaaaagtaaaatatatcaaactACTGTTTTTGCCAAAAgattgtatttttatgcttgGGTTAGATATGACAGTGCAGATTTGACAAAAGTGTAGGAAGATTTACAAACCATATTTTTAATcatgaaaaacatgtttttcctGAGGACTCAGTTCAGTTGTTCAAATCCACTTTCATTATTGTTTACAATTGTATCCCAGTATTATTGTGTCCCCTTCTTTACTCAAGACAAAAGCTTTTATAAATGTGACAGCAGGCCcttttttcacatttctggAGTTCTCAGAAGCTGCAGTCATCATAGATGGGTGGACTTTTATAGGCCTAGTAGTAAATGGGAGACTACAGAAatgaaaatagtatttttgcattcccattttCAAAAAATCAACAGTAGTCTTTCAATGACtttataaaaggaaaaaaaaaaaaaatatatatatatatatatatatatttggagtCAAATTTATTATCTCTTCCTCAGCCGTTGTATTAGAAATACACTTTTTCAGCATTGTTTACTAATTGAATGCCATGGTAATTAATACAAAGTATAGcgttataaatgtttatttgtttttgttttttaatgaaagcTTTGGTAGATTTATGATGGTAATAACTATGGAGATGTCATCACAGTCTGTGACAAGGTTCTATATTGGAATATTTGTTTAACGGATAGAATTTAtgaaaaaatctaaagaaatctaatgaaaattagtcctaatttaaacatttaatctaCTGAAACCAGCATGCAACCACCgctagaaagaaaaaaaaaaacatttgtgtatTACTGAGATATAGCCCTTTTGACTAACTTACTTtggtttcatttatttactgaCTTTCTCAAAATGCAATATAACAATTTAATCTGCCTGCGAGTTTATGTAATCAACTATTGTACCATGTGTCAACAAGCTAAATGACAGTGACATGTACTGTAattgttttacaaaataatagaTATTTATTCGTACTTTGGATGCATTTTACAGACTACATATGAAAGAGCTTATAggtattaaaataacaaacgcaaagcacaatttttttcttttacaatttGTGTTCTctgtttctttatttctttacatCATTCatgtaataaacaaacaaacaaacaaaaaatccacaaacatagatacatgtatataaaacagtaaaagaTTTCTAAAGAGCAAAAAAGCTCCATTCAAGACACTATTTCTCTTACTCTGTAcaagtaaataatatttttaacatattaCAGTCAGAAAAATAACAAGATAGGCTACTCCACCATTTATCATTCAAATTCAAGGAAACTCCTCCATAACCTTTGACTGTTTTCATCATATTAACTCTAAAGCTCTCTTCTGTATGGCAATGATCATCTCTATTTGTGTGTTCCAATACTGTGTCTGTCTCAGACAGACTCTTTCAGGAGGACACAGCTGGGATCCTTCTTGGCCAAATCCTCTTTTTCAGGtaatcttttgttttttttccatgcaAAACCTCTGTAATAAGTGAAAGAGTGGAGAAGCATATTATGGTTACCCATTTACACATGACACTTTGCTCATGTCACTTACATTTTAACTTCTGACGCAACATTCTCTTGCGACATAAGTTGCATCATGTCTTGTGGATCAGATCAAACTAATGCGAATCAAGCCACCTGTGACCAGGCTCACCTGTCATCCACATCCTGGATAGTATCAGGCAAAGCTTGTGCTAGGGTTTCTGGGAGAAAGAAGGCGAAGATCCCACTGAAAATCGGAGCTCCTCCGTATATAAAACCAGGCAGCCATGGGAAATCCTCCCCAAGAAGAAGCACCATGGGGGCCACCATCGCTCCAAACCGAGCCATCATGGACACCCATCCCATTCCGTTTTGGCTGAGAGGACACagaataaaattacataaattgaCATCAATATTCTGAAAAATAGTATTTGATTCTGTGGATCTTgtcaaaaagaaacaaagtaaTGGACAATGCAGGGCCGTAACCATGGATACTGAAGGGGATAAGTCACTCCCACTAATTAAAAATGGACAAATTATCTCTCCCAGTATTTGCTATTCTTGATAATGCTTTGTTTGCTGTTAGGATGATAAAAGgtttaaaaagttatattattaGGCTGATCTGCCTCAGTGGTCTAAAAGTGCTTGTCAATGTCAAAATGGCTAAGACTAATCAAATCAAAGAAGGCAGGCAGGATTTACTGctcttcattattattattatttttttctctctctttcaaatTTTTTCAAGTTGAAAGAGTGTAAAGTAAGATGTAAGTAGCTAAACATTTGATATTAGACAaccattttacaataaaaatgttaaataaccaATATCCAGTGATGCAAACTACACTTTCTGTCAAATTTCACctttttgtattaaaactatAGTAAGAATCATTTAGCCTATGtgacaagaaacattttgtcattttgcattATGAATAAGAATTAATCTGTGCATAtatttcaaaaatgcaaaatcCTTTTCTCAAATGttcttaatttcttaattttcaaaGGTTATTCTTGTCCTTTTActgttcttctttctttcttgcagtctttcaactgttttcaaaaactATTATTCTTATTCTTTTACTGTTGTTCTTTTTCACCGAAGTCCTTTATAtaatgcctttaaataaaaatactactaCAAATCAGGTGATTCTTTTTACTTAACGGAATTAAATAAAGGATTTAAATGGATTGAAGGGTAATCAGTgttttttgcaatatttttatttcgaAATATGCACACAATCACTTATAATCATGaatgtgttcaaaaaaaaaatattgcagtaGTTCAAATTGATTACttgacaaaaaagtaataattttgatTACTCTTATTCTTTTTCTGTATCCTCTTAAATCCATTTAAATTATTGAATTcccataaataaactaatataactaataataattaatataatatatcttAAAAGATTATAAGACTATTACTACCCCCACCCCCAATGTCCAAGACATGGTTTCGACCTTGTGGACAAGTGAAATTAAACTGAATTGTTGGtcatttttcttgttgttttagGATGATGCTGACACTAGTTAATTACCGGATGACTGTGGGATACAGCTCTCCAGAGTACAGGTAACAGCAGTTGAAGGACGCAGCAAGGCAGCCCTTCCCTATCACTGCCAGACTGGTGCGTAACACTTGCTGGTCTgcacatgcacaaaaacaagAGTCACGTATACATAGGTACACGATCAGCCATGTGAATGTCAAACTTGAAATGCCAGGGTCTCGATTTCTGTGATATTGAAGGACAGACAAAACCTCCAGATCTCACTGGAATAACAGCTATTGAAAACTAAAGACCCCCACGTGACAATGAGACTGCAGTTTATTATTACTGTGCTCTACTGCCAACCAGGCTCAAATTCTCACCATAAGGCACCAGAAGATTAATGAGTATCATTACGCCAGCCAGTACAAGAGCGCCGCACTGAGATGGTCTTCGTCCTAACATGCTCATGGATATTGTAACCAAGATTTTGGCTGGAATATCCACCGCTCCAAAGATGATCTGGATAAGATAAATGCTGACCCCAAATTTCTGCAGATCCATGGATAGGCCGTAGTAGGCGAAGCTGGTTGAGAACCTAAGATGTTACAGTTCAAAGGTCAAAAGTGTGGTCGTTTTCAAATGCCGGTTTCAAATGCTAGGATTGAGTGACTGACCAGACTGCGCTGAGGCACACAGTGATGGTTCTCATTGAGGATGTGCGCAGGAGGTCTAGAGCGCTGTAAGACCCCTGTGAACAGGCCATCTCCTTCTGCATGGACTCTTGCAACATCTGCATGCACAACCACAACAGAATAAGCATTCGGAATGATTAGACGATGCTAATGAAATTGATACGTCATACAGTACATAATGTCATACCTCAAGGTTGATTTTGTCAGCTTCTGCATGCCGTCCATTTATGCGAGCCACCGTTTTGAGGTTTTTTACTGCCTGCTCTGATCTCTTGGTCAGGACCAGCCACCGAGCAGACTCTAAGAACCACCTGCAGAAGATAATAATGTGACTAGAATCCATTACATCAGATCCCAttcatgtgaccctggaccacaaaatcggTCATACGGgtaaatttttttgaaattgagatttatacataatctgaaagctgaataaataggacaatatttggccgagatacaactatttgcaaatctggaatctgcgcatttaaaattgtccaaatgaagttcttagcaatgcctactactaatcaaaaattattttacaaaatatattcattgaacatgatctttacttaatatcctaatgatttttgcataaaagaaaaatcaataattttgacccatacaatgtattttttggctattgctacaaatatacccatgcgacttatgactggtgGTTTTATGGTCTAAGGTCACATAGACTTTCAAGTGGATGACTTCTTACAAGGAGTTTTTAATAgccttttttttatattttatatataggcATAATGTTTTGAGGATTGCTTTGTGCAAATTGCCATTTGGTTTACaatagttatttaaattatttaaataatgaataattgttaataatgtaattagtataatataatatgaatgtatttttattactaaaacagcaataaataaatgttatttatttatttaaattatttactacttaatattattaatttatttaaaagattaaacaCTAATGTACATTACccttcaaatgtttggggttaatacgatttgtaaaaaaaaaaataaaacgttaacatttttattcagaaattgatcaaaagtgtcagtaaagacttTCACTTTGTTAcaaattatttctgttttaaaaaaaaatctgaaaaaaaattatcagtttccacaaatatattaagcaacacaatccttttcaacactgataacaatagttaaaaaaaaaaaaaaaaaaaaaaaaaatgtttcttgagcacaaaatgCACATATTGAGGACTGAAATAGTGGCTGCTAAAAATatagctttgccattacagtaaaaaaataattaaaattttaaatatatattttttaaatctgttgtTATAGCCTAATATtacacaacattactgtttttactatatctTAGATAAGAGAGGTAAATTATTAACTCTTGCCGGCCCTTTTTAATTGTAGTGTATTTGTTATGTAACCCAAAAAGAAGTGGCAAATGACAGCACTTGTAATGTATTTGACACATTTTAAAAGTGGAAACAGTCGTGAGCAGGAGACGCACCATGAGTAGAGGAAGGACACATAGAAAGGCAGAGAGACGGCCAATGTGAGCCAGCGCCAGTCTCTGATGTAGTAAGCGACGGCTGCCAGGATCAGCTGGCCTGTGGTGTAGCAGTAACCCGTTCCTGTGCCCACCACCGTCCGCACACGCGTGGGGATCCATTCCACAACTGAGGAGAAGCAGCAATGACACTTCATGCCACAAGATGTCGCCAAATACAATGTCAGtcaaatgcaatgttttttcTCAACACATTGAATAGGTGCCAACCTCTAAATTACAGCTGTTATTCACTGTACTCACTTAGAGAGAATGAATTAAGCACCACACCAGACAGGGCCATGCCGCAGCAAACGCGGAAAATGCAAAACATGGTGAAGGAGGTGGAGAAGGCAGCACATGTTCCTCCAACCGCCATCATCAGGTTAgagaacaacaataaaacacGCCGGCCAAACCTGCATAAGAAGACGGAAATTTAACCGCATTTCTGGGTCAGAAggtgtaatataatataatttatgatgattATATTGTTGTTGTATTTAATAGTAAAAACCTGTCACAACCTGTCAGAAAGTCCCCCAAAAATTACTGCGCCAACAAGGACGCCTCCCATATAGGTAGTTTGACTCATTTGCTTTAGGGCACGCTGGTCACAAACCAAATCCCactaaaagagagagagaaaaaacattcGATTAAAAACACACACGATAAACATTATGACTATTTTGTTTGCATATAGCATTGTGGATGGGCAGAGGTCatacacactcttaaaaatgaaggttGGCATTGATGATTCCATGAAGAATATCCATAGAACCTTTCCATTGGACAAaaagttctttatagtggaaaaaacattcttttagattattaaaatgctcttcacactaagaaatgttatttgaaaggttctttgaggaaccaaaaatTGTTGCATCACTGTAAATCCCTTTTGGAGTGTTACTTTctgaaaaggttctttagattgttcaaatgtttctgctgaaaaaaagaaagctaaaaCCAGTCTATGGTTTTAGTGGGTTTAAGCTGGTCAAGCTGGTCTCCCTGCATGACTAAGCTGGTTGGTCTCCCAGCCTGACCAGACCAACATGTCTAGCTAAACAAGCAGCCTGATAAACCATCTGTGACGAGACTGGAAGACCAGCTAAAAACAGCCAACCGCCTTAGGCTGGTTTCTGCAGCATGGACGCAacgaaaaaatggttctttgaAGAACTTATCAGTGAAAGGTTTTTTTGGGAACCCAACATGGTACTTCAATGCCACTGTTGCAAAACCCCCTTTgggaacctttattttaaagactACTGTGACCCCAAGTATTTGCATTAATGATGCTAGACTTTTTACTATTTACCTCAGTGATGATAGTTGAACTCATTTCTGTCATGTTGTAGTACCATCCATCCTCACAACTCTGCATCTCCATCTCTTCCACACCCTCTTCCCGTAGGCTCTCTGAACTATTGCTGCTCAGAAGCTGCCACTGAGGATGTGCGTAGCGTCTGCAGTGTTCTGGTTTGCTGTTTGTGCCCAAGGGCACAGTGGCCCGCAGCACGTCCCCAGCACTCATGGAGGATATTGAAATGTTGGCGTGGGGGGCACAGTGGTGTGGCGGCACATTGGCCACAAAATTCTGCAGCAGGTTATGGCTGGCCATCATCAGGATGGGCATGCTCAACAGGGTGACATGCAGGACCTGGAAGCGCCCTGTGCTGCCAACCTGCTCCAGCAGGTCATTAAAGGCCATGGCTCAGAAGTCAACAACAAACAGGAAATACCACAGGTATCACAATTCACGTGACTTTATAACTCAATGTTGTGCCTTGAGGAGCAAGTCGGTTATAAAATATATCTGTGGGAACATAAAGATAAGGTATGTTAGTCAAAAaccctgattaaaaaaaaattcaattatagACTCTGAAATAGGTCATGCTATTCATTACATTGAATTACATTGCaatcacaaaacaaatatattccAACATAAcagatttaaatataataatttaaaagatgTGCTTATCCAAATGATTAAAAGCACTAGTGTATCAGATATTATACAGATGGCAAATATATTttgctatgaaaaaaaaaaaaaacttgaggttgtaaataaaactaagattagtactatttcagtctttctacttcaaaatttcttaatgcaatgcattactggctgtttctttgtaattaattagtaaatactagcaatttctaaatgaaaattgtttatGCATCAAATCTTTAGTGTGTCTATGCATAAGCATATATTAccttaaatgcaattaaaataaaatttaaaaaataaactaaaaagtaAAGATTCACATATGAGCATAAAAAACATGCATGTGCACCTGTTGTGGCTTGAAGGATGTCCTGGATTTTCTCCCTAAATCAAATGGAACGAGAAAGCGATTCTC is a window of Onychostoma macrolepis isolate SWU-2019 chromosome 21, ASM1243209v1, whole genome shotgun sequence DNA encoding:
- the slc22a6l gene encoding solute carrier family 22 member 6, whose amino-acid sequence is MAFNDLLEQVGSTGRFQVLHVTLLSMPILMMASHNLLQNFVANVPPHHCAPHANISISSMSAGDVLRATVPLGTNSKPEHCRRYAHPQWQLLSSNSSESLREEGVEEMEMQSCEDGWYYNMTEMSSTIITEWDLVCDQRALKQMSQTTYMGGVLVGAVIFGGLSDRFGRRVLLLFSNLMMAVGGTCAAFSTSFTMFCIFRVCCGMALSGVVLNSFSLIVEWIPTRVRTVVGTGTGYCYTTGQLILAAVAYYIRDWRWLTLAVSLPFYVSFLYSWWFLESARWLVLTKRSEQAVKNLKTVARINGRHAEADKINLEMLQESMQKEMACSQGSYSALDLLRTSSMRTITVCLSAVWFSTSFAYYGLSMDLQKFGVSIYLIQIIFGAVDIPAKILVTISMSMLGRRPSQCGALVLAGVMILINLLVPYDQQVLRTSLAVIGKGCLAASFNCCYLYSGELYPTVIRQNGMGWVSMMARFGAMVAPMVLLLGEDFPWLPGFIYGGAPIFSGIFAFFLPETLAQALPDTIQDVDDRGFAWKKNKRLPEKEDLAKKDPSCVLLKESV